The following nucleotide sequence is from Cicer arietinum cultivar CDC Frontier isolate Library 1 chromosome 2, Cicar.CDCFrontier_v2.0, whole genome shotgun sequence.
CTTTAATTGATCTCATCATTATTAGTCTTTGTATTTTCAACAAGAAGTTTTGAGAGTAGCACATGTCTTCAAATCATAGTGAGCAAACCAaatctctaattttttatttttttatcaaaagaaaaaaaaaagagagagcacatatatatatatatatatatatatatatatatatatatatatatatatataactaaacaacgtagttttttttaaaaactagaaGTATATTAGTGATCAAATAGCTATAATATAATACTTTCACTAATTTTTAGAATGAAGATGTCATacacttgagagaaaaaaaaaatttaatgactTATTAACATATACTTATTAAACTCTATAATGTATACATGCACGctagtaaaaatattatagacaCGTGTACCGACAATAGAGTTTGcaatttgtttctattttttttttttttttgtctaaaatGAAATGTGTGATTAATTTTGTGTGGGTTGCAGGTGAGAAATTGGGTTTGGCAACTTCAGCACCTTACCTGTCCTTAATATCAAAGGCCAACAAAAATGAGAATAATAATGTATCCTTTATGAATGGTGTTAGCTTTGCATCTGCAGGTGCTGGAATATTTGACGGCACAGATGAACGTTATGTAAGTCACCACCTTCACTTCCATTTTTCATTTATTCCTCAATTTTGCTCCTCTTCTTTTTTCGTATATATTAATACACCACTATAGTATTGGGCCGCTAGATGGCTATATTCGATTTGGGCCTCTATAATATTGATGTGGATCACTTATGTTGAACCCGGcccaaatatttataaaaaaacaaataaaaataattggaaTGCGGTGAACGTGGATCGAACACGTGACCTTCAGATCTTCAGTCTGACGCTCTCCCAACTGAGCTATCCCCgcttgttgttttttttaactttttgttCATTTTAATTGTAGAGACAATCGATACCTTTGACAAAACAAGTGGACTATTACTCAAATGTGTATGAGGAACTTACACGAGAAGTGGGAGTAACCGCTTTACAGAACCATCTCTCTAAATCAATTTTCGTTGTGGTGATTGGAAGCAACGACTTATTTGGATATTTTGAGTCATCTCAACTTCGTGAAAAAAACACTCCACAGCAGTACGTGGATTCTATGGTTTACtcactaaaactgcaattacaGGTAACACATACAACAATCAACAATGTACTAATATTAACATTTGtatatttggtttaaaaaatccattttaaagtgtaaaattaattttaactttttttcaaatgtgttttgtttgaataaaattgattttaacaaTAAACAGTAATACATATTAAATAGTGACAAATATCgttttctaaaattttgttAGGTATAATACAAACAAGCTATCATTTAaagttatgttattttttaaatagttaaatttttagattatttttgcAGCGATTATATAATAACGGTGGCCGTAAATATGAGATTGCGGGAGTGGGGACACTTGGATGCTGCCCTGAGTTAAGGCTGAAGAACAAAACGGAATGTGTTGTAGAAGTCAATTACTGGTCACTTAAATATAATGAAGTTCTTCGATCCATGTTAAATGAATGGCAATTGGAGAATGAAGGCATAATCTACTCATATTTTGACACTTATGCTGCATTGAATGACCTCATTCAAAATCCAGCTTCATATGGTATTAATCTCTACTCTAtctcatttatatttattttgtatgaaGATATAAAATTCcattataattaactcacataATTAGGAAGTCTCAAATTCGAAATCGAAATAGATGTTCAATttaacaatatcgatatttaACGGTTGACTTAGGGTTTAAGgactatttctttttataatgaACTAATTTGAGCTGTGCGTGATtcttaaaaatatgattaattttattgttttgaatgataaaataagttttatttacTCAAACATCTTTACTAATTGTAGTTAATTAGTTGagatacaataaaataaataagagtgtattagtgaaaaaaataattaatattataaaatgatagataatttaagaagaaaaaaaacaaatgagaTATTTAAAATGAGACAAAGAGATTATCATTTAGTCTTCGATAAATGTCATGagaattacaatattttttaaccttAAATTGTAAATACCATGTATTAGAATTTGGTTAATGTTAAACGGTCTAGCGTTGATTAATGTTTAAAAGTCGTCTTTAAATCATAGTTCAATCgataaaatattgatatagtTAGGTTGAATATCAAGTATCGAGTTCAAGCCCATAATTTCACAACTATGTGATTGTGAAAGTTTTTAATGgtattcatcattctttttaatgatcaaataaaaaaatattaatgtttaaaaatcaCTTGATTTAAGATATCTTTGACTAATAATCTAAGATCATGCTAACAAttgtcaaaagagaaaaacttaaatactttaaattttgaatacacaatttccaatatatttttatggagttattttatatttaaatctcTAACAAATGATGAATGACGGTATTTccttcaatttatatatatgatcgATGTTTTTGTCAAATTTGATGATAAAATTACTATGTCTTACTTTCAGGATTTACTGAGGTGAAAGGTGCTTGTTGTGGACTTGGAGAGCTAAATGCCAGGGCTCCATGCCTGCCGGTGTCAAACCTTTGTCTCAATAGACAAGACCACATTTTTTGGGATCAATTCCATCCTACAGAGGCAGCTTCACGAATCTTTGTCGACAAATTTTTTGATGGTCCTTCAACTTATACTTTTCCTATTAATATGAGACAGCTAGTTGCATCATGAAGTTTGATattcatttttaactaaatCGTTATCTTAATTCCCAAGGTTATAAGATattgtcattttaattattgatttaacaaaaaatttaaattagttatCGAATCACTAAAATGAAGTATCTTATAATAATCATGAACTATTTCgacaataaattatatgttttatagatttttatgataataaattaaatctttcaaTAACTATTTTGATTATTCGAATACTAATTTAGTTTTTTGCcgaatcaaaaatcaaaatgacaTCATCTTATACTTTTGAGaactaaaataatagtttaCTTATTAATTTTCACATCAAATAACACTTTTTTTTGTCTCATTAAATACAAATTGTTGTCAATTGAAGGGAAATTGTAAACTCCTAGACAAATTGTAGAGTTTTTATGGCATTCATCTTCTCTTGCAAAGACAATATATTAGAATGATGGCAAAAATCTCAAACTCCATCCCATAAGAGCATTATTTAGCAATAGATTCCTCGAATAATAGTATTActtgtactttttcaaaaacattCATTACTTGTACCGTAAACAACCAAACTTTTTACCAATATTCTTATATATCGTATGTGCTAGTGTCCAcgtatatgatatatatatatatatatatatatatatagactagTGTCTAGGGTGACAATTTGATCATATCCACAGTACTTCACATTTTAATTGTAAATGGATTGAATCCAAGTTTAATTATAGAAGTTACCAAGTTCAGCTCCATATTTTATTCATTCCCcaattttcttctctttttattagaaaattataCCCCTATACCCCACAATTACACCCCTACCCTACAatcttctaaattttaaaatttgcccttgatatttttttttcatctttacAAGATTTTAATAGTGCtctaaaaactcaaaattaaattttttttaaacacatttGAGTTTTTTGAAACTTAaacccaaattaaaaaaaaaaacggagtaaaattgataatttatctAAAATGTTGGGTGGTTTAATTTAAAAGGTATGTagtaaaattttgttttcattattaTCCCGAAATAGAACTGGGCCCAGAAGTAGGGCTTAAAAGAAACCCAAAATGGGTGTTTTGGAAGATATTGACCCCTAAAAATAGTGAAGTTATTGGaagaaaagaatataattttGGAATGCGGTGAACGTGGATCGAACACGTGACCTTCAGATCTTCAGTCTGACGCTCTCCCAACTGAGCTATCCCCGCTTGCtgttttttttacctttttgttctttttatttgttaagaCAATCGATACCACTAAATTTCATAAAGCAAGTGGACTATTTCTCGCTAAGACTACAAGTACAGCTAACACATTGCTCAAAATTAGGCTAATCATTATGCACAACAAAGTGTATACTTCATTCAAAATCTTTAAACTATTCTAGTATATAAGCTAATTCCTATATTTTAAACTCATTCTCGTCAAAGTATAAAATTTAAAGCAAATAATAGACTATTTTAGTACACTTAATGACAGAAGCTAAATGGCAATAAAGTTAAAAAGAGTTAATTTTGCTTAACTATCCCTGATATTGGTTGAGTAAAAGTTAAAATGTCTACTTagttaaaaagaataaattttgttgaattatCCATAAACTTGATAAATATAAGCTAATAATTAGTTTACTATATTTTATCTACCATTTATTACAAGTGCTTTAGCGAAAAATCTAACTATTATGAGTACTTTTGTAAAAGAAATAGATTATAGACTATTTATTTTCTGCTCGTTCCATATTAATAGTTCCATTGTTATATTCTATTATGCTTGGAGGGTACACTCTTatttatgttgtttattttgGCAGCAATTATATATGATTAATAGTGTCCATAAATTTGAGATTGCAAGAGTTGGGGCACTTGGATTGCCGCCTTATGTTTAGACTAAAGaactaaacataatatatagtaaaaaacAGTTAACTATGACGAAGTCCTTTAATCTATGTAGAAAGAATGACAATCAAAAAATGAAGCATAATTAACTCCTAATTTAAAACTTATGACAAACGTAATGAAGGTCAGAGTTTAGCTTACTAATTTGAAAATTGTCTCATTTTTTACCTTCATACTCTTTAGCCATATTAACTTAGTATCAGCCTAAACATCATTAATTCATCATGCCATGAGCCATAATGTAATAATGGATCCCACATGCtacttttatataataataacttaaatttGATCCGATAGGTGATGACTAATATTAGTATAAGATGGCTTCAAGGAATCAAGATTAAGTTGATGTATAAATCCAAGTGGTaacgaaaaaataaaaatagggaataaaggaaataaaataaaagttaacaagaaagcatatatatatatatatatatatatatatatattgtatacaCCATGTTGAAAACTACAAGCAAACGAATTGGTCATGCACTTCTAATGCATTAGGAATTGGGGAATATATTTTCGAAAAAAAGGTTTAAGTCGCCTTTGTCAATATCGAAATTCAACAATTTCTCCATGGCATCctgcattaaaaatatatatgagagCAAATGATATCCAAAATGTAATTAATATCTTTAATTTGACTCTTGAAACTGAAATGACACCTTGTATTGATCATCTTGAGCGGAGATGTTCTCATTGCATAACCTTTCAACACAGTTGTTTTTTGAAACAGCATCCAACACAGCTGCCGCTCTTTTTATAATTTCGTGTGGCACGCCTGCATGAACGATGCAACTTATTCTATCAGAAATTAAGAGTGTAAAGACATACTTAACACTGTCCCTTTTTTTACAGAGACTTAACATTATTCATCACATCACATTAATAATCACAAAATGTAACATATTGGATTGCATTGAGTATTACGCCTACCAGATAGCAcatccatttttctttttttgaaataaaagggTTTAAAGGTCCACAACAAACAAACTAAAAACCATGTGAAAAACGCATAGATGATATGGCTACCAAAACAGGTaacaaaataacaacaacaaaaaactatTAGCACTAAAGAAAGATCATAATTAGGTATAAAGAATTGGCAACTTGATTGCCTTGATGAGTAATGGATAAGATCTAAAAGAAAACCCATGCGAGAAGAGCAACCAAGGATAATATCAATATATTcagttaaataattaaaactcacCTGTTAGCCTCTCATTCTTTAGCAAAAAGATTATCAAGAAATTTAATGATCCCTCATGAACGGCATTACTTCAACCCAAATAGCCAAAGATTTAATTATCCTCCCACCCCACCCCAATTGCCATAGTAAAACTTGAAACCTTAGCATAGAATTTTTTGCAATGAAATCATAAAGAACACAATCATTTTTGCAtcagctatatatatatatataaacatttatataatcTTTTTGATCAGGTAATATCATTTGGTAAACATTAATCTTGTAAATTACCTGCAAGGAATGCACAGTGCAGCCCTGCAGGATTCCCAAAATTACACCTGTCATTTCCATCCATAATTCAATTGGTATAAAATACTAGTAAAGCAAAAGCATACCATAGCTATGATGCACATGCCCGGGGACAAGCCTGCAGGAATATGATAATAACAAAGCTGAAATCTACTCAAATGCAAAACATTTTAATTCCATACTAATTTCAATAATCTAGAAAGCACAAGCACAAGGTTATCTTTGAATGAATTGAATACTTTACTCGTGAACAAATTATTACGCAATAGCTATCATTCAAGCATCAGAGTATTTTGTTGGAATATTCCAACATATTTATGTATAAGGCTATTAGCTATCAGGATGGGCAAATGTTGAAACAAATGTATGCTAAATATATAAGTTTTGGCGTTTAGTTTTCTCTCTCCAGAGTCTCTGACGAAAACGTTTGCCCTTTATTAGGTTATATGGGTGACGGTGGTGGGAGAGTAAAATTACCTGATTAAGTAAAGTACAATGGCCTTCAATCAAGTTCACTGACATCAGATGCCCTTAGGATGTAAATATAATTCTTAGCATATTACATggcaaaatcaacaaaaagatacctatataaaaaaattatgtcttCGATATGTGGGGAATTGTCGTCAGACCCTAGTATACTCATTGTGTAGCACTTAATCTGCTCAGACTGAAATAGcccaaaaaaactatatttattaTCACTCAATTTAGTTTGAAAACTTCCAACTCCACCATAATGATTAAGTACAAAACCTTGGTCAAAGAACATCCATGCAATAAATCCATCAGATGAGTGCACACAAAAACCTACACAGTTCATACAACAAATGGTAAACTATGATATCTCATGAGAAAGTGCTTCTTAGTTTACACTTTACAAAAAGTGAAACAAATGAATTTAACTAACAATGTTCATTTCACCGGCTTTCAAATTATAcagttaaaattttatctataataaTTGTAAGAGTGCAATAAGCTACAAttgaatacaaaaataaaacacggggacaatttttaaattaaaattagaggatttaaaaaagtaataaatggTAGTAAACTAtgaatcttaaaataaaataaataaaataagaagattCTCACTTTCAGCCCAGCACTCTAAAGTTATTATATTGAAATGGAACTGAAGTTTGATGGATAAAGTTACTCCTTAAAgtacaaatttgataaaaaaagaaagtgTCTGTGTGTGTGTCTGTGTGAAGAAACAAGAACGAATTTCATACAAAAAAGTAACAATCGATCAATATATGTTATAAAAACCATGTCATTTGTGTGAAATTGTTCTCACAATGTATTTCCCTTTAAGAGGAAATATAGGCTGAATCAATATAAAAGCATGTAAATCTGATTGAAAATCGGCTACTACTGAAGAGGCAAGGGCAGGCCATAAAAAAGTATTGAAAAACCGACTAAACATGGCCCATCACCAAAACGACATAGTTAAAAATTAcatcaattttcaaatttgaaagaaaagtAAACAGACATATTTGTAAGAATAGAAGTGTTTAAACCTTTGGAGGTTCATCACATGTGACAAAGTGATTTATAGCCCCAGCAAGCAGACCAACGCCGTCTGAAAGGAGATCGAAACATATAAGCTAAATATTAGTCTCTGCAAAACAGACACGTATTCCACATATTCATGATTTAGACATTTCATAAACATTGAAGAAACTGACCTTCTGTAAGAGTACCTTTACCAAATTCATCCACCAGACACAAAGATCGCGAAGTAGCATGCCTGCAGGTGCGGGTTCTCACAACAACCATAATCAAATCTTTAATTATCACTACGTTTCTATCATTTCCTAAGTTCCCATCTAACCTCTACATCTCTTTTAAtgatttgacttatatttttttgttgccATGCCTGCAGGTTTTCACCTcaataacaacaatcaaatctTTTACTATCATGTATTAAGTTCACATATAACCTATAAATCCCTTTTACtgatttgacttatattttttCGTTTCCCTTCATCTCTGATTATTAGACTATCATCCAAATCATATCAGAGACACTATTTCTTATAATGAAAGTTTTACCAACTTCCTTTCTTATAGTTGTTTACCTGATCCTATCTTGTCCAGTTATAAAAGATAATGCGAAAGAAAGGGTCATTCCGCACAGCAGTTCAAATACTAGGTGAATATACATATTTAGCTTATGATTGCTTTTAGTTCAATGTTTTAGAGCTAGCCTTTTCTGCCTTTTCTCGGTATACCTCAGCATCATCCCAATTTGATGTAGATCAATCATAAATGTTGATTGTTCTGCTGTCATAAGCCGGCTTCCAGTCGCACAAAATATTCTGCAGTTTTGATGCCCCCAAATAAATTGTTAACATTAAGATTGTAATTACTAAACATACAAAGGTGAACTGTTGTCTCAGAAATGAAGTGGGACTCAAGAAAGTGCATACCTATCTGTCAGCCCAACAGTTGCTGCATCAGCTGGCACAAAACTACCGATGTGGGACAGGAAAACAATTACAGCCACCTGGAGAACacttattgttattttttttagcaTTGAGAAACCATGGGAAGGACTGTAACATCATGTAGTAAGAATCAACTATCCAAAAAAATACACGCAAAATATATTCAATGTTCAACTACAAGATAGATGAAAATTTGTTAGAGTTACATATATAAACAGAGAATGGAATAtcttattaaaggaaaaaaaaaatcaacaatcaACACTAACAATCTCACCAATCTCTGCCTATCCACCATCAGAAGTAACCCCTTTTGTGTACCCATTATCTAAGCACCATAAAGAGGTCAAGTAAATAAAGTTTGTATATccgaaagaaaaaaatattgtaattgtCCAAAGAAATTTGCCCTCTTTACTCCTGAAACTTCTATATGACATGTGAAAATGTCACTTGTTAAATTGTAATTTCTCTGGGTTTTTATCTATCATAGTATGTAACTTATTTAGGATCTGTAACTTCGTTCTGCAATGGACTTTTTGGTTTCAGGATTCATAAACTCTGTTAACAATTGTAGCTTTTAGAGTTGTCGGATCAGATGAATAATAACAATCAGCAGTTGGTACACATACTGTGAAAAGGAATAGTTCTAAAACATATTATTTAAACATTAGAAATTGAGATTAAAATAAGATGGCCTCTTCAACATTATTGCTATTTGAATACATATTCTAGGAATATAAAGAACTAATAACTGACCGACCTGTTTTATATAGATACTCTTCCCAGAAAAATTAGGACCAGTAATGATATTAACTCTTCCTGATAAAAAGAGTAATTGAACAGGGATTAAACagtaaaattttatcaaaaaggaTTTCTTGGACATTTTTTAGCTAATATCAGTAATGTATATCTACATCTATTTACCATCATGAAAAATCTTAGTATCATTAGGAATAAATGTGTCTACAGTCATTTCCTGTAAAACATGCCTACaaacaaaacattttttatcattaataatttCAATAGTTATCCATTTTCAAGAGGTTTCTTATGAGCCTGATAGTTCGAACCTTCCATTTTTTATATCGAGCAAGTTTTCTTCAGTCAGTAAAGGCCTGACATAATTGTTCTGTCGTGCAACCAAAGCCATTGACAAAAAGctggaaaaaaaatttatcaatgatGAAATGTCTATTCAAGCACctgttattataaatttataatgacaaaagttgattttaccAGTCCATTTCAGCTGCAAAAGTTGCCACCTTTAGCAAATGGGATGAGAACAATGATACACGGGAAAATAAGTCTCTGGTGATCGCCCTCTCCATATCTTAAATGACAGAATTCAGAACTAATTAAGTAAAGATTTGCACCAGAGACCAAGTATTGCAACTCTAAAAGCAGGCTCAACATTCTCTGTAATTATCTTATATTCTTATATATAAATCTGCTTTTCTGAATGAGTTTCAACAAGGTTGGAAGCTATCTCCTCACAACCAGAGGGCAACTCTTCTGCTACTGACCAACAGAAGAAGATGCAGAAAAAGGAAATAACTATGATAAATGGAGCATGGTCCTTGCAAGATAAACATAaagcatataataaaataactctAACATCTGCAGACTGAGTAAAGCAGGTTCTCTGTGCAAAGCCCTGCCAAACCACCATTATCCAAAATACCCTGGTATACTTCCATGGTTATATTTCCCTCCCTAAATAACCAATCACCTGCTCTTTTTCTGATTCCCAGATTCTCTT
It contains:
- the LOC101508102 gene encoding GDSL esterase/lipase At5g55050-like, encoding MNFRAFHVFSFVFIFSYGFSIAQTVPAVYVFGDSLVDVGNNNYLTLSIVKANHRHYGIDFLNHKPTGRFSNGKNAADFIGEKLGLATSAPYLSLISKANKNENNNVSFMNGVSFASAGAGIFDGTDERYRQSIPLTKQVDYYSNVYEELTREVGVTALQNHLSKSIFVVVIGSNDLFGYFESSQLREKNTPQQYVDSMVYSLKLQLQRLYNNGGRKYEIAGVGTLGCCPELRLKNKTECVVEVNYWSLKYNEVLRSMLNEWQLENEGIIYSYFDTYAALNDLIQNPASYGFTEVKGACCGLGELNARAPCLPVSNLCLNRQDHIFWDQFHPTEAASRIFVDKFFDGPSTYTFPINMRQLVAS